The DNA sequence AGGGAACGTCCCGAGGTGTCAATATGTCTATGTATTTTagatcttttatatttttttttgtaaatgtATTAGCATCGAATTGTAACcagatttcattttatttttaactgtGATGTTGTTGACTTTAAACTGCGCAAAGTTTTACcatacttttgttttttttacttttgtatttgtcTTTTCCGTCACGGTTCGAGATTCGAACCCTTGAAAATCATGTCATGACACTCTTATTGTCATAAGGTTTTATGTAGGATATTGTGAACTTCGATTCGATGATGCCTAAAACTTATGCCCAAAGGTCTCGTAATCTTGAAATAGTAGGTACTTAACACAGAAGGATCATATTCAAGAAATAACCTTAAGAGTTTATAgaatatggataaggttggatGACTCATACTTGCAACATTATTGATATGACGTACTGTATTGTTCGAGTGGAACCCATTGAATAGAATATCTAGTTTGTACAAGATTGAATCACAAAATTGATATGACCTACCGTATAGATTAGTATGATTTGCATATCTTATGTGATAATCGTACTCTATTAGAACTCGTTACATGATTGTGTGGCACTTACTTTCGTCTTCGAGTAAATCAACCAATTAGAATTTAGGTTGTCGTTGACATGAGCGACGTATAATCAAACCGCTAGTCCTACTCTCGAGAAAAAGTTTTAGGAAACGAGAAGGGagagtttaaaaaaaacatttggaAATCGATTTTAAGAAAGTAATGTTACAAGCTAGCAAAAAGAATAAGTATCAACtaccctaaattttacctatttaaccTAAGGTTATTAATATACCTTtaacatattatttaatgCGGAAATACCTTAAGGGACTCTTCTTAATGCAAAATTAACCTTGTGCCTCATTTAGTACCTCGAAAATGtcttatactaacctatattttattaaatataattacaacTAACCGATACGTTATACTATTAAATACGAATATAATTCAATCTATACGAACATATACTATTAAtgcaaatacaattcaacctatacgAACCTACACTATTTATGCAAATACAATTCAATCTAtactattaaatttgaaatgcaAATCTATCATATGCATGTGCCACAGTCACGggattttcaattctttcgtCGACCCCACAGGGGCGTCTTGTCTTTATCtgaaaatgtagtagcacgaagcttgagtattttaagaatactTAGTAAGCGACCCCTATCATGATGATGCAACAAAAACAtgtgaatgcaatgacgggacctatcatatcagtttATTTTTCTACGGTACTATCCTAACAGGTAGTTTGAAtttgtaccatatactctacgcACAGCCCGTACATGCGTgtatggactcaccagtcagttcgcacaccactAGGCCCCTTTCtttgtcgggcgagcatactctggaGCTCTTTATGCTGGACACCtgttagaattagtaaccatCACGAcaacattatgtaaaacataatgataatTCTCCTGCCTATtagtgtacgcgtccgtacccttgtgatggaataggggtatccccaatgcatgaggtcccaatatttttccattttcaacattattaaatataaccctgctatcatctttcattcatatcatatcatttctcatttctcagttttcatatcatgcatatcatgttgtatacatacaatttgtgagacataacataacatttcatgcttttaacataacatttcatgacGTGCGatacatataataattatcTCAATGGTCACATAAAACAATCTAAGCATAACATATCACGTCACATTATATCGCACACCAATGCAGTCCAAAACAACATATGTTCACATTGCATATGCTTACGTATTAAATCATAACAGTCTAAACATACAATTTATGACACGTGCGAGACTacgggcacgtgccaacatacaacatacaattTACATAACCTACGACAGtagggccacttacttggtaggccttagccgaCGACCCTAATAATTTAtacgtaagctcctagctcaTTGTACGCGTCCTACGCTGTCATcgtggttggttcctatttGATCGTTCAAcaccttttgttagtatttcacaaacataaacatattccaacttgaaattgtgaaatacgaTCTTAAAACGACCtatttttaccttaaacgAGGTCAAAATCAGGTCTGGAAAGGTCGGAATGGTGCCAAAAGGGTTGAAAATGGGTTCCCGAGCCCAAAGCCGGAGCTGAGAGGACCTTtcgataaggcaaccctaatcctcagcccaacgatccaaggtTTTGTTCAAGCAAGAACtatttgaatcaaagaaattaatacCTCCGTGTACAAAATTCTGATCAACCAAAAGATAaagctagaattagattacctcttactcTTACGatcaaagatctagaagcaagatttggaaccatgttctaaattgagtcacttcaCAATCGAACTCAATCAAGACTTGATTAAATAGCTCGGAcgcaatctaccacaagaattgtttgaaacttagaaatgacaaaaatgatACTGGGATCTATGATGGCGTCTTACCttgagagatcaatttcattcatcacaaatctcatttttatgataatgtgtggatatttatagtctccctaCAAAAGAAGTTAGCCATGATTTAATCCCAATCCCCATAAATCTCACAAAAGACGAATTTAATCTCAATCCCCCTTAAATGAGACGAAGTCAATTTGACaattacaaactttatgaaattaaaaataataaataaattattctaacAACTCATGAAATGATGCTTGCAACTTCATCAGCTACTTAACtgtgcaaatattcacttatgAAGTTCCAAATGGTCCTTTCTCAATCGAatcagcttgtaacacatgaaatgatggttgaaccgagcctatccaattttgtagatgaagaatgaatgcttgttgagttttcttggccttggatcgtgtaataggtctagttagaacatttggaacactgTGGATTGACAACTtagtaggaagaattgacaaccAGACagttttctttatattatattttgaagcATTTTGATCTTGTCcagtgtagacatgattttggcaATTGATATAACATAAATTGTAAAGACATCACTAACATCAAAACAAGTAAAAGGGATTTGGAACGGACATGTGGCCACATGCAACACGTTTTAGACAAGCATGAAACATAAATGATAAAGACATCACTAACataaaaacaagtaaaagggATTTGGAACGGATATGTGGCCACATACAACACGTTTTAGACAAGCATGACTAAAAAATCTAGCATGCGGTTATAGACAACACAGTTTGGACAAACATTACCTAACCACCCTactcttaaataaatttataaggtGAAGTGAAGTTATGGGtgaaatgtaaataaattaattttagggGCATTTGCATTAATAAATGTGTGCGAGATTGACCACGgacttcatttatttaatatttttgtacgATTTGTTTCCCTATTTAATGTgcaaaatgaattttttttttttttttaaaaaaaacatcaaaacttaccctaaaattttacttcattaaatgaagttataattaaaatggagTTCTAAATTTGACcctataattaataaattaaatgcaaataaaaatatttgttttatttttgtcagatgtaaaaaaaattgtaaaaataaaaattacaatatttattgGCTTGAGTTTAATTTGTAGAAATTCAAGTCTAAACccaattgaatttattatttaatttctttttaaaatttaaaatttatagactaaattaaaagtatttaaaaattcaaaaggaaagaaaaggacagttttagagagagagaaagaaaaataaataaataaataaataaatcgaaACGTTATCCATAGAAAAAAGTCCTGTCTCTGTCCATGAGAATCTGgcgcatatatatatatatatatatatatatatatatatatatatatatatattttttttttttttaattaataaaaaaactaagtaaaataaaataaattttattttattattattattattatttttttatatttggtttaatttttaattaaataaattatcatacCATAAATATGCTCTTGCTTGTCTCCAGTAGTTGATCGAGTTTCTTCGTCACTCTCCCATTTAATGATTAGGGTAAGTTGCTGCAACCCCTTAACACTCGTTCATCTTTTCTTCTACAAAAATCCCGAGGTTTCCTCCTCTCTTCCTCATTCCATaccttcctctttctttcaccTCTAGTATAAAAACGATTGCAATAAGAATATCTAATATTAGGACTGCATAAcaacacacactcgatctagatgaagaacacgacaaaaatgaaagaaaaaatccaacGAAAAATATTGGCTAGAGGTTGATATTGATGACTTACGATATGCATAGTTGTAAAAATTATCGAGAATACATAAAATACATTCTCAAAGAACTACctaatttaccatatatattatatttgatcttttatatATCCAAATATCATATTTGCCCTTTAGTTTCCTTCGAGTTTAGGCagatatattgtattcatttattgttgtttgtgattttagcaaatattttcgTACTAGaatatatgtgagatcccacgtccgTGAGGAGAACGAAAGGAATAGCTAAAAGAGGAGAATATGTAATAGCGTGGACGGTTACGATATATAGAGAGTTCAGTTTACTGTAGATAACTTTACGGTACCATTCTAAATTAAACGGGGAAAGGACAGAGCACAcaaaataagatttgaaagaaaataaataaataaataaataaaataaaaaaacaaaaacaaacgcGGTTTTTGTGAGTTGTCTCTGCTTGGCGTTTCCTTGAGTGAGTGGTAGAAGAGTAGCTAAGCTGAAGAACACGAAGTTACAGAGGCAGAGCTCCATTTCCAGTATTCTTCTCTGCTCGATCTCCTTCCATTTCAAGCTATATGCCACTCTAGTTCTCCACTTCCTTCCCTCAAATGTCTACTTCCGACCCCAAATCCCGCCCCCGTCCCGCACCGGACCCATCCTCAATGCCTCCTTCTTCTTGGGCCAAACGCACCGGCTTTCGTCCCAACTTCTCCGGCGAGACCAATCCCTCTGATTCCGCCCACATCGCTCTTCCGCCCAGGCCCAAGGACCCCGACGCCCATCCGGATCTCGAAGCTGGACGCCCTCGGGGAACTTCTGCGGTTAATGGAGACCCCACCGGTGCCAAGGCGCCTCCTCCACACCCTCAGCCACCGTTGGAAAAAGATCAGCCGGTTAAGAGGAGGAAGGATTCTGATGGGTTACCCAAGGGTTCTGGACCTGCTCAGAATGGTCATGCTCTGCCTCCGCCTCCTCCTTCCGAACCGCTGAACCAACCTCGGCGGCTGCCACAGACCGGCGATGATGATGGATTTGTGGCCAGACATTCGCACATGAAGTACGAGCTCAGAGATACGCCTGGTCTTTGGTGAGTTTTTCACTAAAGAACACTCTGTTAGTTATATTGTAGGCTTTGCAAGTGACAAGATATGTGTTTGTTGGTGCTCAAATTTCAGTCCCGATTGGTGTATATGGATTGCAGCATTATATTTCTATGTTGGGTTCATTGGTTCTTATCCCGCTTGTTATAGTTCCTGCTATGGGTGGCACTCACGTAAGTAGCTTCATGTTACTTGTATGCAActttttcactatttttagTTTGGAATTTGCAAAGTTCTTGAACTGATTGAAGTTAGTGGCTTATAGGAGGACACTTCAAATGTGGTATCCACGGTGTTCTTTGTGTCGGGCATTACTACCCTTTTGCATACGTCTTTTGGCTCAAGATTACCGTTGATACAAGGTCCATCACTTGTTTTCCTTGCTCCAGCATTAGCAATTATCAATTCCACAGAGTTTCAAGGACTTAATGGGAACGTATGCTTCAcctttcctctgttttctttttctttttttattgcatTATGGGAATTAGCAACTCTCTGTTCTTCACTCAGATGTATTGTTATCTGTCATTGCTGTTAGAAGAGATTATGTAACAGCCCATGCCctccgctagtagatattgtccgttttgactcgttacgtatggccgtcagcctcacggttttaaaacatgtctactagggagaggtttccacacccttgtaaggaatgcttcgttctcctctcctatcgatgtgggatctcacaatccacctcttctGGGGGTCCAACGtactcgctggcacactacccagtgtctggctttgataccatttgtaacagcccaagcccattgctagcagatattgtcccctttgacctgttacgtatcactgtcagcctcacggtttaaaacgcatctactagggagaggtttccacacccttgtaaggaatgcttcgttctcctctccaaccgatgtgggatcttacaatccacctcctctTGGGGTCTAGCATTCTTGTTGACAAACTGCCCGGTgcctgactttgataccatttgtaacagtccaaacccaccgctagtaggtattgtccgctttgacccgttacgtatcgtcgtcagcctcacggttttaaaatgcgtctactagggagtggtttccacacccttgcaAGGAATACTTTgatctcctctccaactgacgtgggatctcacaatccaccccccttgggggtccAACGTactctcgctggcacactgcctagtGCCTGGCTCCgattccatttgtaacagcccaagcccactgctagtagatattgtccgttttaacccgttatgtatcgttatcagcctcacgtttccacacccttgtaaggaatgcattgtgagatcccacattggttggagaccttacaagggtgtggaaacctctcccttgtaGACGCATTtcaaaatcgtgaggctgacggcgatacgtaacgggataaaccggacaatatctgatagcggtgggcttgggccgttacagatTAGTTGTTCgaaggacaaaaaaaaattggatcagTACCTTATTATAGTCAAAGTAATTAAAAGTCCTAGCCTCCTACTAGACTTATTTTTCTTAGCCATGAATGTGACATCTATTTCATTGAGTAAActaaataatgtaataaattcATTCTAAGTCTCTCCCAATGCGTTTAATCTTTTTACTCGTCCTAAATCCAAAAAATCCTTGCAGAATTTTAAGCATATAATGAAGGAGTTACAAGGAGCAATTATCATAGCTTCAGCTTTTCAAGCACTACTTGGATATAGTGGATTAATGTCACTACTTTTGAGGTATAATGTTCTTAACTCTTAAAAACTTTCTGTTCCCACATTACACTACCAAGTAattgatttatatatttcagGTTGATCCATCCTGTAGTCGTGGCCCCGACCATTGCTGCTGTTGGACTGTCATTTTATAGTTATGGTTTTCCAGTAGTAGGCGCTTGTCTCGAGATTGGTGTCGTGCAGATACTTTTGGCTATCATATTTTCTCTAGTACGTTCATCTACAAAAAATAGTGACAAAAATTATGCTATATTACTTGTCCTGTCACTGTTTTCAGTCTAATTCCGAACAAATTACTAACACACGTTCATGGATTCCGCAGTATCTCCGAAAGATATCGATTCTTGGCCATcgtatttttctaatatatgCGGTAAGCTGCTAGTTTCCTTATATTCTTCTTAAGGTTGTCTTTGAACATGCATGTTATTGGTTATGATCTTATATTTCATTGCCAGGTTCCTCTTGGGATTGTTATCACATGGGCGTTGGCTTTTTTGCTCACAGAAGCTGGAGTTTATAGTTACAAAGGTTGTGATACAAATGTTCCTGCCTCAAATATAATATCTGATCACTGCAGAAAACATGTTTCAAGGATGAAGCATTGTAGAGTTGATACTTCTTATGCGCTAAAATCTTCACCATGGTTTAGATTTCCTTATCCGTTACAGTGGGGCACTCCTGTATTCCACTGGAAAACAGCAATTGTTATGTGTGTTGTGTCTGTCATCTCGTCTGTGGATTCGGTGAGTAGTCTCGTGTTTCTAGTTTTCTTCTTTAGATCTTCGTTGTTCAGATAATCTTTCTAGCATCACATTTCTTTTTGGTTAGATATGATTAtgcaaatatatatgtatacatgTTCATagtatgtgagatcccacatcggttggagaggagaacgaaacatttttttattagggtgtggaaacctattcCTAACatactcgttttaaaaaccttgaggggaagcttgaaagagaaagcccgaacaagacaatatctgggtttgagctgttacaatggtagcagagctagacatcgggcaatgtgccaacaaggaggctgagccccgaagggggtgaacaTACGGTGGtctgccagcaaggacgttgggccccgaaagggggtggattggggggtcccacatcgattggagaagggaacgagtgtcaacgaggaagttgggccccgaaggggggtggattgtgagatcccacattagttgggaggaaaacgaagcattctttatatgagtttggaaacctctccctagcagatgcgttttaaaaaccttgaggagaaactcgaaaggaaaagctcaaagagggcaatatctgctagcggtgggcttgggctgctacaaatggtattagagctagacgttgagcgatgtgccagcaaggaggctgagccctgaaggtgGTTGGACACAAGGTAGTGTGCCACCAAGGACATTGGGCCtaagggtggattggggggtcccacatcgattggagaagggaacgagtgtcaacgaggaagctgggccccgaagggggggtgaattgtgagatcccacatcggttggggatgaaaacaaagcattctttataaggatgtggaaacctctccctagtagacgcgttttaaaaaccttgaggggaaacttgaaagggaaagcctaaagaggacattATTTGCCAAACGCATTACATATTATGTAATAACTTTGCAGTAAAGCCCCAAAGAAAGTGTTAAAGTGAGCTGCACTCCATACTTGTTGCCTCGTTCTACACCGTTCAAAGTTctccaatttcttttaaaCTCGATGTTCCAAATGGTCGAACAGAGTGTTACCAGCTAGATAAGGCTTCAATTACCAAAGAGGGATGAACAAACTATCCTCCATCATGTCccaacaacattttcttccaaaCCTTCATAGCAGAAGGATCCCAGCTTCATAAGGTCATAGGCACCATTTCTTTTCGTCTTTTTGTAGTGAATTTTGGCAGCCTATGCTGGGAATGCGACTAACCTCTCACCTTAACTTGGTTAGgaaagaggaagatcatgaatatataattgagagacatctccattggtacaaGGCTTTCCGGATgaaaccaaaaggaaaaacccagaTGGTTTGTGTCTACAGTGGAGactatcataccattgtggacaTATGTGGAGGATTCGTTGTCCTTAACCATTTGTATCAAACCGATGCTTGATAGTTAGCTCTATTGATAAAATCTTTTGGTGCCAAACAAAGGTATGATGAGCCTAAACAACATAGGCATAGTGGAGATCCGTGGTTGAGCTCTATCATATCTCACCAACAATCAGCCACCAAAGCATCTTTTTTAGTTGAAACCACACATAAGTCGGGAAAAGAACTAGGCAAAAGTTCTGCAGATGGCACTTGATCCAGTAAGACTCCGCTTTGGCTTACTCCACTAACATTCTATATACCCCTTGGATTCTATTTTGATTCCTTACCACCGAGGATTCCCCTATCCTCACTGTAGGAACATACTAAGGCTAAAGTAGTTACGGTCTTTGTCTTTGAGTAAGTTGCTATTGAGCTCAGCCCCTGGTAACATATTACAGAATCATAAGAATCATATCCCGAGGACTAAAGAAAAGCTGCCTTGGAAGGGAAGTGTCCGGGTTCCCTTGACAAGGCAGATGAAGTGCGGGTGTGCATCCGATGATCCGGTTCAACTTACtagtcatatatatatatattatatagtctgcttcttattaaaataatatagttaATTCTCAGATACCTTAGATTAGCTATACTATGTTTTTAATGAGTCTGATAAAAAGTGTTTAATAAGTCTAGAATGGTCATAGTTTGtgcgtttttttttcctttctcgGGTCCGTAGATCATCAAATCAATTTGAACCATGCCACGCTACTTGGGATCGTGAAACTTATTTATAGAACACCATCATTGCccttatttcattatttctgTTACTTAGATTATATGCTTGTACAGATATACATAACATGTATATTCATTACTGATGTTTATATGTATAATTGTTTATCAATGTTATAGTTCATCTAGTTTCTTAATCACAactctaatttattattgaaccACTCAGGTTGGTTCGTACCATGCTGCATCATTGTTGGTGGCATCCCGACCCCCATCACCGGGTATTCTTAGTCGAGGAATTGGACTGGAAGGTCTTTCTAGCATTTTGGCTGGTCTATGGGGTACAGGAACCGGTTCTACGACGCTTACCGAGAATGTTCATACTATAGCTGTTACGAAAATGGGAAGCCGGAGAGCAGTTGAATTGGGTGCATGCATTTTGATAGTATTATCTCTTGTAGGTGAGTAACTTCAAATCGTGTGCATGcgtttgtctttttttttttttattaggaataaatttgaattaggaTCCAGTTCTCTCAGGATGTTTGAAATGCTCCTTACCTCGAGACCTTGAGTGTGAGCAAAGTTGAAGAAACCATGGTGGAAATGTTCTCGAAGCGTCAAAAAGTTCCTCTCTTTTAGTTTTCGTAAAGGAATTCGCCGTACCTCTAGTCCTCCGGCTGTttctgtaatagcccaagctcaccgctaacagatattgtcctctttgagctttccctttcgggcttcccctcaaggtttttaaaacgcgtttgctaggaagaggtttccacacctttataaagaatgtttcgttctcctttccaaccaatgtgttgtgagatcccatattgattggcaaggagaacgaaacattctttataagggtgtggaaacctcttcctagcagacgcgttttaaaatcttgaggggatgttcggaagggaaagcccaaagaggacaacatctgctagcggtggacttgggttattacaaatgatatagaACCAGACACGgccgatgtgccaacgaggcggctgagccccaaagggaggtggacatgAAGccgtgtgctagcaaggatgctgggccccgaatgggggtgggattggggggtcccacaaaggcaggagaaggaaacgagtgtaagtgaggacgctaggtcctgaagggggatgaattgtgagatcccccacatggttggagaggagaacaaaacattctttatcagggtgtggaaacctctccccaggagacgcgttttaaaaatccttgaggggaagcccgaaagggaaagctcaaagaagacaatatttgctagcggtgggcttgagccgttacagtTTCATTGCCATTTTTACTAGAATCATTCTTGGTTTCATTAAAACAATATAGACACTCACTCTTTGGTTCGGACGGGTTGAGTCACCATGGTCTCTACAAGGAGCTTTAGCAGATTGGTTCCACATCAAGAGGATTTGGTTAGTTTATGGGTCAGTTTAGGAtactcattttttataatatagtatCTCAACTTAAGGTAGGCATCTAGCTCCCTTCGAAAACCTGGGCTGCTGCCTTATCACTCATACTTCATTCTTTAAGCATTTCATCACATTATGACATCCTGAAGTCAATTTCTATGAATCTGTGATATCTTTGAGCTCTGTTTTTGTTCCATTTTGAGTAGCATTTTGGCTCTGCAGGTAAAGTTGGGGGCCTTATTGCTTCCATTCCCGACGTCATGGTTGCTGCTCTTCTTTGCTTCATGTGGGCAATGCTTACGGCACTCGGCTTGTCAAATCTTCGGTATAGCGAAGCAGGAAGCTCCCGGAACATTATCATTGTCGGATTATCATTATTCTTCTCGCTTTCGATACCGGCCTACTTTCAACAGTACGGTATCTCCCCAGGCTCCAACTTGTCTGTTCCAAGTTATTTCCAGCCATATATTGTGGCTTCTCATGGACCTTTCAACAGTAAATCCGGAGGGGTATGTCTCTCTCAATACCTCAATCCTCTTATGTTaatgtgatatcccacattggttgggaaggagaacgaaacaccctttataagggtgtggaaacctatccctagcagacacgtgttaaagccttgagggaaagtctgaaaaggaaagcctaaagaggacaatatctgcccgcggtgggcttgggccgttacaaatggtatcatattTGGTGggaatcccacatcgattagagaaaggaacgagtgccagcgtcctcgctgggccctaaaggggggtggattgagaatcccacattggtcggggaggagaacaaaacaccctttataagggtgtggaaaccttttcctagcagGCGgcttttaaagccttgagtggaagcccgaaagggaaa is a window from the Cucurbita pepo subsp. pepo cultivar mu-cu-16 chromosome LG07, ASM280686v2, whole genome shotgun sequence genome containing:
- the LOC111797987 gene encoding nucleobase-ascorbate transporter 12 is translated as MSTSDPKSRPRPAPDPSSMPPSSWAKRTGFRPNFSGETNPSDSAHIALPPRPKDPDAHPDLEAGRPRGTSAVNGDPTGAKAPPPHPQPPLEKDQPVKRRKDSDGLPKGSGPAQNGHALPPPPPSEPLNQPRRLPQTGDDDGFVARHSHMKYELRDTPGLVPIGVYGLQHYISMLGSLVLIPLVIVPAMGGTHEDTSNVVSTVFFVSGITTLLHTSFGSRLPLIQGPSLVFLAPALAIINSTEFQGLNGNNFKHIMKELQGAIIIASAFQALLGYSGLMSLLLRLIHPVVVAPTIAAVGLSFYSYGFPVVGACLEIGVVQILLAIIFSLYLRKISILGHRIFLIYAVPLGIVITWALAFLLTEAGVYSYKGCDTNVPASNIISDHCRKHVSRMKHCRVDTSYALKSSPWFRFPYPLQWGTPVFHWKTAIVMCVVSVISSVDSVGSYHAASLLVASRPPSPGILSRGIGLEGLSSILAGLWGTGTGSTTLTENVHTIAVTKMGSRRAVELGACILIVLSLVGKVGGLIASIPDVMVAALLCFMWAMLTALGLSNLRYSEAGSSRNIIIVGLSLFFSLSIPAYFQQYGISPGSNLSVPSYFQPYIVASHGPFNSKSGGLNFVLNTLFSLHMVIAFLVAIILDNTVPGSRQERGVYVWSDPETARREPAVTKDYELPFRVGRVFKWVKWVGF